From the Acidicapsa ligni genome, one window contains:
- a CDS encoding YraN family protein, with amino-acid sequence MIIPKMQSWKNLQTGALQHCVSSLDWLAKRRGRMPEQPAHLETGERGEEAAFFFLRRSGFTIVARRWNDGPSPGDLDLIAWHEDMLCFIEVKTRTTLGMAPAQAAVDQNKRKILRRLAGQYMRQLPGDDRPETRFDIVTVYELAGKPREVRLIAGAFGWSERSVREYSN; translated from the coding sequence ATGATCATTCCCAAAATGCAATCATGGAAAAATCTGCAAACGGGCGCATTGCAGCATTGCGTCTCCAGCCTGGACTGGCTTGCGAAGCGTCGTGGCCGCATGCCCGAGCAGCCTGCACATCTCGAAACAGGCGAGCGTGGCGAAGAGGCAGCTTTTTTCTTCCTGAGACGAAGCGGCTTTACCATCGTCGCCCGGCGCTGGAACGATGGCCCGTCCCCGGGGGATCTGGACCTGATTGCCTGGCATGAAGATATGCTCTGCTTTATTGAAGTGAAGACACGAACGACGCTCGGCATGGCTCCCGCACAGGCTGCCGTGGATCAGAACAAACGAAAGATTCTGCGCAGGCTCGCCGGACAATATATGCGGCAGCTCCCCGGCGACGATAGACCGGAGACGCGCTTCGACATCGTTACGGTCTATGAGCTGGCTGGCAAGCCGCGCGAAGTTCGATTGATTGCAGGGGCCTTTGGATGGAGCGAGAGGTCTGTGCGGGAGTATTCGAATTAA
- the iscX gene encoding Fe-S cluster assembly protein IscX, with protein MPREILWTDSEEIGIQLQEKFPDTDPLTVRFTDLHKMVTELDGFADDPVKSNESRLEAIQMAWHEEFTDAQS; from the coding sequence ATGCCTCGCGAAATCCTCTGGACCGACTCCGAAGAGATCGGTATTCAATTGCAGGAGAAGTTTCCGGACACCGATCCGCTGACCGTTCGTTTCACCGATCTGCACAAGATGGTGACTGAGCTTGATGGCTTCGCCGACGATCCGGTGAAGTCCAATGAAAGCCGCCTCGAAGCGATTCAGATGGCGTGGCATGAAGAGTTCACGGACGCTCAAAGTTAA
- a CDS encoding 2Fe-2S iron-sulfur cluster-binding family protein: MSDTETKAIPADKLVRVTFQPEGRVVEFEYGTMPYDHHGKPMSFLDVAENNDIFLDHACGGVCACTTCHLWVIQDGGISEADDDEIDRLDMAADQQLNSRLGCQAVITKPGNYVVEIPKWNRNYTSEGKPLTLAEGK; this comes from the coding sequence ATGAGCGATACAGAAACCAAAGCAATTCCAGCCGACAAACTCGTGCGCGTCACCTTTCAACCCGAGGGCCGCGTTGTTGAGTTTGAATACGGCACGATGCCTTACGATCACCACGGCAAGCCGATGTCGTTTCTCGATGTCGCAGAAAACAACGATATCTTTTTGGATCACGCCTGCGGCGGTGTATGCGCCTGCACGACCTGCCATCTCTGGGTGATCCAGGATGGTGGTATCAGCGAAGCGGATGACGACGAAATCGATCGCCTCGATATGGCTGCCGACCAGCAATTGAATTCGCGTCTTGGATGCCAGGCGGTCATCACCAAGCCCGGCAATTACGTTGTCGAAATTCCCAAGTGGAACCGGAACTACACCTCGGAAGGCAAGCCGCTGACGCTCGCCGAAGGAAAGTAA
- the hscA gene encoding Fe-S protein assembly chaperone HscA, producing MPEERIVGIDLGTTNSLIAYMEGDKPVVIPGVDGSNLVPSIVALDVTDAASEPARPTVTVGNSANRALIENPERAIYSVKRLMGRGLEDIEEELKLFPFRLADDIQPGEVLRIRLGNLHFTPSEISAYILRQLKRNAERYFGAAVTKAVITVPAYFNDAQRQATRDAGRMAGLDVLRLVNEPTAAALAYGLDRAKEGVIAVYDLGGGTFDVSILKLNDGIFEVIATNGDTHLGGDDIDNLLLAVALDEIKNDHGIDLRPHADAIQALRKAVIEAKITLSSQLVAKLDIELPGNLRYQREIPRQVYEQLIQPVLDRTAGPCRQALADAGVTSDQIQELVLVGGSTRIPAVRKLVDELFQLSARDKQPHTELNPDEVVALGAAVQASILAGSSTATEELLLLDVTPLSLGIEALGGVVARIIQRNSTIPASATEHFTTGIDGQTNVAIHVLQGERELAKDCRSLARFDLKGIPPMTAGLPRIEVKFLIDANGILQVAAREQRSGLEAKIEVKPTYGLTDEQVESMILDSFDNAETDFEARQLIEARLEAENILDKVGKAPASPAWQMISAEEIVAIEAASVHLATVKSGNDLDAIRAATTGLDQATRNLAEKMMEAAVSGAMRGKTMQTASDDLGEQVNAPHPFAPAEFK from the coding sequence ATGCCTGAAGAACGCATAGTCGGAATCGACCTTGGAACTACCAACTCTCTTATCGCCTATATGGAAGGCGATAAACCGGTGGTCATTCCCGGCGTGGACGGTTCGAATCTTGTGCCCTCGATTGTTGCCCTCGACGTCACCGATGCAGCTTCCGAGCCTGCGCGGCCTACGGTCACTGTCGGCAACTCGGCCAATCGCGCCCTGATCGAGAATCCGGAGCGCGCTATCTACTCCGTCAAGCGCCTGATGGGGCGCGGCCTTGAAGACATTGAAGAAGAGCTGAAACTCTTTCCCTTTCGGCTCGCGGACGATATCCAGCCCGGCGAAGTGCTGCGCATTCGTCTCGGCAACCTGCACTTCACTCCCTCGGAGATCTCTGCGTACATTCTGCGTCAACTCAAGCGCAACGCCGAGCGCTACTTTGGCGCGGCGGTAACGAAGGCAGTCATCACCGTGCCCGCTTACTTCAATGACGCTCAGCGACAGGCTACGCGCGATGCAGGACGCATGGCGGGCCTCGACGTGCTGCGACTTGTGAATGAACCGACCGCTGCGGCTCTGGCCTATGGTCTGGATCGCGCCAAAGAGGGCGTGATTGCTGTTTACGATCTGGGCGGCGGCACTTTTGATGTGTCCATTTTGAAGCTCAATGACGGCATTTTTGAAGTCATAGCGACCAACGGAGACACGCATCTTGGCGGCGACGACATCGACAACCTGTTGCTGGCTGTTGCGTTGGACGAGATCAAAAACGATCACGGCATCGACCTGCGTCCCCACGCGGACGCGATTCAGGCGCTGCGCAAAGCGGTTATCGAGGCCAAGATCACGCTCTCTTCGCAGCTTGTGGCCAAGCTCGATATCGAATTGCCGGGCAATCTACGCTATCAGCGCGAGATTCCGCGCCAAGTCTACGAGCAGCTTATTCAGCCCGTTCTGGACCGTACCGCGGGACCGTGCAGGCAGGCATTGGCGGATGCAGGCGTCACTTCCGATCAGATTCAGGAGCTGGTTTTGGTTGGCGGTTCGACGCGCATCCCTGCCGTTCGCAAACTGGTCGATGAACTCTTCCAGCTTTCGGCCCGCGACAAGCAGCCGCACACAGAACTGAATCCTGACGAAGTAGTGGCCCTGGGAGCCGCGGTACAGGCCAGTATTCTAGCTGGAAGCTCGACGGCAACGGAGGAACTGCTGCTGCTGGATGTGACGCCGTTGTCCCTGGGTATTGAGGCACTTGGCGGGGTGGTGGCACGCATTATCCAGCGCAACTCGACTATTCCGGCGTCGGCGACAGAGCACTTCACTACCGGCATCGATGGCCAGACCAACGTGGCGATTCATGTTCTGCAAGGCGAACGTGAACTGGCCAAGGATTGCCGTTCGCTTGCTCGCTTCGACTTGAAGGGCATTCCGCCGATGACGGCTGGACTGCCTCGCATCGAGGTTAAGTTCCTCATCGACGCTAACGGAATTCTGCAGGTTGCCGCACGGGAACAGCGTAGCGGGCTGGAAGCGAAGATTGAGGTCAAGCCGACATACGGCCTTACCGACGAACAGGTCGAGAGCATGATTCTCGACTCCTTCGATAACGCTGAGACAGACTTCGAAGCCCGGCAGTTGATCGAGGCGCGCCTGGAGGCTGAGAACATTCTTGATAAGGTGGGTAAAGCGCCTGCGAGCCCGGCCTGGCAGATGATCTCTGCCGAAGAGATCGTGGCTATCGAAGCCGCCAGTGTACATCTGGCCACCGTCAAATCCGGGAATGATCTGGATGCGATTCGTGCTGCGACTACTGGCCTCGACCAGGCCACGCGTAATCTTGCAGAGAAGATGATGGAAGCCGCCGTCTCCGGAGCCATGCGCGGCAAGACGATGCAAACAGCGAGCGACGATCTGGGCGAGCAAGTGAATGCTCCTCACCCGTTCGCACCCGCAGAATTTAAGTAG
- the hscB gene encoding Fe-S protein assembly co-chaperone HscB produces MATSSTTSVPAACWACNAALTDSALLCPACNKVQPGSGADYFQVFGLERRLSLDVEALEREFHRLSRRLHPDRFARASAQEQQWSLANTALLNDAYRTLRDPLQRTEYLLKLTGLKIGEENSGSGKAPDRQPPADLLEEVFELNMQLEEMRMNQKMGEDDPTLHRDLTQARTHFESLLATVDNDLTAQGAIWDSGDAAAQEKAANAMAALLDRRRYLRNLVRDVNEVLSTATV; encoded by the coding sequence ATGGCCACATCTTCGACAACCTCAGTCCCAGCAGCCTGTTGGGCATGTAACGCCGCGCTCACAGATTCAGCGCTGCTCTGCCCTGCCTGCAATAAAGTACAGCCCGGTTCCGGCGCGGATTATTTTCAGGTATTCGGCCTCGAACGCAGGCTCAGCCTGGATGTCGAAGCGCTGGAGCGTGAGTTTCATCGTCTCAGCCGCCGTTTACATCCGGATCGCTTTGCGCGTGCGTCGGCACAGGAACAGCAATGGAGCCTGGCCAATACAGCCTTGCTTAACGATGCTTACCGCACATTGCGAGACCCGCTCCAACGCACGGAATACCTGCTGAAGCTTACGGGGCTCAAGATCGGCGAGGAGAACTCCGGCTCCGGCAAGGCTCCTGATCGCCAGCCGCCGGCAGACCTGCTTGAAGAGGTCTTCGAACTCAATATGCAGCTTGAAGAGATGCGCATGAATCAGAAGATGGGTGAGGATGACCCGACTCTGCATCGCGATCTGACACAGGCGCGCACACATTTTGAAAGCCTGCTGGCGACCGTCGATAATGACCTGACGGCACAAGGCGCGATCTGGGATTCGGGCGATGCCGCCGCGCAGGAAAAAGCTGCGAACGCAATGGCCGCGCTGCTCGATCGCCGCCGCTATCTGCGCAACCTGGTTCGCGATGTTAACGAAGTGCTCTCAACCGCAACAGTTTAG
- a CDS encoding HesB/IscA family protein translates to MQDFVNIQTPEQIAQMAQQSQAAVLPSASASSSNPAAKASSKGIDVTPRAIEKIRSGMEKEGISPEQGGLRLGVLGGGCSGLSYSIRFDTNPRERDRVYEFDGVRLFVDPKSFVYLHGMTLDYEQTLMKQGFNFINPNSTRSCGCGSSFS, encoded by the coding sequence ATGCAGGACTTCGTCAACATCCAGACCCCGGAGCAGATTGCTCAAATGGCCCAGCAGAGCCAGGCGGCAGTGCTGCCGAGTGCTTCTGCGTCCAGCTCGAATCCTGCCGCGAAAGCATCGTCCAAGGGAATCGACGTTACGCCGCGTGCTATCGAGAAGATTCGCAGCGGCATGGAAAAGGAAGGCATTTCGCCGGAGCAGGGCGGTTTGCGTCTTGGGGTTCTCGGTGGCGGTTGCTCGGGATTGTCGTACAGCATTCGTTTTGACACGAACCCCCGGGAACGCGACCGTGTGTATGAGTTTGACGGTGTGCGTCTCTTTGTCGATCCCAAGAGCTTCGTCTATCTGCATGGGATGACGCTCGATTACGAGCAGACGCTGATGAAGCAGGGCTTCAACTTCATCAATCCCAACTCGACGCGCTCATGCGGATGCGGCTCGTCCTTTTCATAA
- the iscU gene encoding Fe-S cluster assembly scaffold IscU, whose translation MAYSDKVIDHYNNPRNVGQMDKSSDEVGTGLVGAPECGDVMRLQIRVNPETQVIEEAKFKTFGCGSAIASSSLATEWVKGKTVAEALEIKNTDIVKELALPPVKIHCSVLAEDAIRAAIGDWKKKNGVAETAEAVAVAAH comes from the coding sequence ATGGCATATAGCGATAAGGTAATCGACCACTACAACAATCCTCGCAACGTCGGTCAGATGGACAAGAGCTCCGATGAAGTAGGTACGGGCCTGGTTGGCGCTCCGGAGTGCGGCGATGTGATGCGTCTTCAGATTCGCGTCAATCCCGAGACTCAGGTTATTGAAGAAGCCAAGTTCAAGACCTTTGGCTGCGGCTCGGCAATCGCCAGTTCTTCGCTCGCGACCGAGTGGGTCAAGGGCAAGACTGTCGCAGAGGCGCTTGAAATCAAGAACACCGATATTGTGAAGGAATTGGCCCTCCCCCCGGTTAAGATTCACTGCTCGGTTCTGGCAGAAGACGCCATCCGCGCCGCGATCGGTGACTGGAAGAAGAAGAACGGCGTTGCAGAGACTGCGGAAGCTGTCGCTGTAGCCGCTCACTAA
- a CDS encoding IscS subfamily cysteine desulfurase — protein MSTLANSPVLPAGVTLPIYMDNHATSQMDPRVLEAMLPFFTEKFGNAASRNHSFGWAAEQAVEHAREQIAKLIGATAKEIIFTSGATESNNLAIKGIAEMYKERGNHIITQVTEHKAVLDTCKRLEKHGYRVTYLPVKADGLIDLEDLKRAIDDKTILVTIMAANNEIGVIQPIAEIGKLCHEKGVIFHTDGVQAIGKIPVDVNAMNIDVLSLTAHKLYGPKGVGALYVRRRNPRVQISAQIDGGGHERGMRSGTLNVPSIVGFGKACEIAREEMATEAARLQGLRDRLRKKLESELDYVEINGSWDHRLPGNLNMSFVYVEGESLLMGINDVAVSSGSACTSATLEPSYVLKALGLGDDVAHSSIRFGLGRFNNEAEVDYVADKVIGIVKKLRELSPLYEMVKEGIDLSKIEWAAH, from the coding sequence ATGAGCACTTTGGCAAATTCCCCAGTACTACCCGCAGGCGTGACCCTGCCGATTTATATGGACAACCACGCGACGAGCCAGATGGATCCGCGTGTGCTCGAAGCTATGCTCCCGTTCTTCACGGAAAAATTCGGCAATGCCGCCAGCCGCAATCACTCCTTTGGATGGGCAGCAGAGCAGGCCGTGGAGCACGCGCGTGAGCAGATTGCGAAGCTGATTGGCGCAACCGCCAAGGAGATCATCTTTACCTCTGGTGCGACCGAGAGCAACAATCTCGCCATCAAAGGCATTGCCGAGATGTACAAAGAACGCGGCAATCACATCATCACCCAGGTCACCGAGCACAAGGCGGTGCTGGATACCTGCAAGCGCCTTGAAAAGCACGGCTATCGCGTAACGTATCTGCCGGTAAAGGCAGATGGCCTCATCGATCTGGAAGATCTAAAGCGCGCGATCGACGACAAAACGATTCTGGTCACGATCATGGCAGCGAATAACGAGATTGGCGTCATCCAGCCTATCGCGGAGATTGGCAAACTCTGCCATGAAAAGGGTGTGATCTTCCACACCGATGGCGTGCAGGCAATAGGCAAAATTCCGGTAGACGTGAACGCGATGAACATCGACGTACTTTCGTTGACGGCACATAAGCTTTATGGACCGAAGGGCGTTGGCGCGCTGTATGTCCGCCGCCGCAATCCTCGTGTGCAGATCTCAGCCCAGATTGACGGCGGAGGCCACGAGCGCGGCATGCGTTCCGGTACGCTGAATGTGCCGAGCATCGTTGGTTTTGGCAAGGCTTGCGAGATTGCCCGCGAAGAGATGGCTACCGAGGCAGCCCGGCTACAGGGTCTGCGTGATCGTCTGCGCAAGAAGCTTGAGTCGGAACTGGATTATGTAGAAATCAACGGCTCGTGGGATCATCGCCTGCCAGGCAATCTGAACATGAGCTTTGTTTACGTCGAGGGCGAGAGCCTGCTGATGGGCATCAACGATGTGGCTGTTTCGAGCGGATCGGCTTGCACTTCGGCCACTCTGGAACCGTCCTATGTGCTCAAGGCGCTGGGGTTGGGTGACGATGTGGCGCACAGCTCGATTCGTTTCGGTCTGGGCCGCTTCAACAATGAGGCTGAAGTGGACTACGTCGCGGACAAGGTGATCGGCATTGTGAAGAAGCTGCGCGAACTTTCTCCTCTTTATGAAATGGTCAAAGAAGGCATCGACCTGAGCAAGATTGAGTGGGCTGCGCACTAA
- a CDS encoding RrF2 family transcriptional regulator: MLRLTKKADYGLMALKYLAEHPETPSVSAKDIADTYGIPSQLLAKVLQRLTKVGLLRSHAGMNGGYALSKEARTISAFEVIHAIDGPLFITSCTKGSKSCEVEPHCTVKEPLARVNDSIAGVLQSISIYDLVDHETAASRAKSHQLVSLTLM, encoded by the coding sequence ATGCTCAGGCTCACTAAAAAAGCGGACTACGGCCTGATGGCGCTCAAGTATCTGGCGGAGCATCCGGAGACGCCATCTGTCAGCGCCAAGGATATTGCCGATACCTATGGGATTCCTTCGCAGCTTCTGGCAAAGGTGTTGCAGCGGCTGACGAAAGTCGGCCTGTTGCGTTCTCATGCAGGCATGAACGGCGGTTATGCGCTCTCAAAGGAAGCTCGCACTATTTCGGCTTTTGAGGTGATTCATGCGATCGACGGGCCGCTTTTCATCACTTCCTGCACGAAAGGCAGCAAGTCCTGCGAAGTGGAGCCGCACTGCACGGTTAAAGAACCGCTGGCACGGGTAAATGACAGCATCGCCGGGGTTCTTCAAAGCATCAGTATTTATGACCTAGTGGATCATGAAACAGCGGCATCCCGTGCCAAGTCGCACCAGTTGGTTTCATTGACCTTGATGTAA
- a CDS encoding CDP-alcohol phosphatidyltransferase family protein translates to MGSSPDVTGLNVHSMVPARRINPLRTAPNLLTLLRICLSPFLIVAVMERRFHIAFALFIVAACTDAMDGLLARWLQQRTMLGQYLDPVADKLLLSSLFLVLTHMGILEARVTVMVFGRDLGMLLVAGILYSIAGLRDFHPTILGKINSFSQVVAIGVVLLYLIYPQAWVAVARAAALDTTILLTVASGFHYAWVASKRIGTVTGHGAEVGSGGSVVSIQQRRP, encoded by the coding sequence ATGGGTTCCAGTCCGGACGTAACAGGTTTAAATGTTCATTCTATGGTGCCTGCGCGGCGCATCAACCCCTTGCGCACGGCGCCCAATCTGCTTACGTTGCTGCGAATCTGCCTGTCCCCCTTCCTGATCGTGGCGGTCATGGAACGGCGATTTCATATCGCTTTTGCGCTATTCATCGTTGCTGCCTGCACGGATGCGATGGACGGGCTCCTCGCTCGCTGGCTGCAACAGCGCACCATGCTTGGCCAATACCTTGATCCGGTCGCCGATAAATTGTTGCTGAGCTCGCTGTTTCTTGTACTTACCCACATGGGCATCCTGGAGGCGCGGGTCACGGTGATGGTCTTTGGGCGGGATCTGGGCATGTTGCTGGTGGCTGGGATTCTCTACTCCATTGCCGGGCTGAGGGATTTTCACCCGACAATTCTGGGTAAGATCAACAGTTTCAGCCAGGTGGTGGCGATTGGGGTGGTGTTGCTCTACCTCATCTACCCGCAGGCATGGGTAGCCGTAGCGCGGGCAGCCGCACTGGATACCACGATTCTGCTCACGGTCGCTTCCGGCTTCCATTACGCCTGGGTGGCTTCCAAACGCATTGGTACGGTGACCGGGCACGGAGCGGAGGTTGGCTCCGGTGGCAGCGTCGTCTCGATTCAGCAGCGCCGCCCTTAG
- a CDS encoding tyrosine-type recombinase/integrase — protein MARARTYADRVNIIKMIKIDGKWPFAPVVERNGKIVRDHVLVNGKDEHHPEGRYYLEWYEAGKKRRQPIERFEEAVPAARAKFIELQARKAGILVELPKPEIRPVSPAPAPNSEASEPDPSRLTMVVAIDRYLEFCKKQRSLRTFRTYRPALQNYFLNSFTKTYVDEVDRDDILRYIGYCFDHGLAARSVYDKVVTVLTLLKRHGHKKLIESSDWPDYVETIRPVYEPEEIHAMLRVATPIEALLIKFFLTSGFRNRETRFLSWYDLDFRNSLARVTSKPIWKFNPKNYEERAVPLPTAMIEQLQQLKEERGAGAADLVFPNTVGKPDTLHLEIIKKVAWRAKLNCGQCVSERGFKCAQGPYCERIFLHKFRHTFATQHLRDGIDIRTLQNWMGHRSIKSTMVYLKGIQSRDALAKVNAGALAAFVA, from the coding sequence ATGGCTCGAGCAAGAACCTATGCAGATCGCGTCAACATCATCAAGATGATCAAGATCGACGGCAAGTGGCCCTTCGCCCCCGTCGTCGAGCGTAACGGCAAAATCGTCCGGGATCACGTCCTGGTCAATGGGAAAGACGAACACCACCCGGAAGGCCGCTACTACCTGGAGTGGTACGAGGCCGGGAAGAAACGCCGACAGCCAATCGAGAGATTTGAGGAAGCTGTCCCGGCCGCTCGCGCCAAGTTCATTGAGCTCCAGGCCCGCAAGGCCGGCATCCTGGTCGAACTCCCGAAGCCAGAGATTCGACCGGTGTCCCCTGCGCCCGCTCCGAACTCGGAAGCCTCGGAACCGGATCCCAGTCGGCTGACCATGGTGGTCGCTATCGACCGGTATCTGGAGTTCTGCAAGAAGCAGCGCAGCCTCCGGACGTTTCGCACCTACCGGCCGGCTCTCCAGAACTACTTTCTAAACTCGTTCACCAAGACGTATGTGGACGAGGTCGATCGCGACGACATCCTCCGATACATCGGCTACTGTTTCGACCATGGTCTCGCCGCCCGCTCGGTTTACGACAAGGTCGTGACCGTGCTCACCCTTCTCAAGCGCCATGGACACAAGAAGCTCATCGAGTCCAGCGACTGGCCCGACTACGTCGAGACCATCCGGCCCGTTTACGAACCCGAAGAGATTCATGCCATGCTCCGGGTCGCCACTCCCATCGAGGCGCTTCTGATCAAGTTCTTTCTCACCTCCGGGTTCCGGAATCGCGAAACGCGGTTCCTGTCCTGGTATGACCTCGACTTCCGGAACAGCCTGGCGCGCGTCACGTCCAAGCCGATCTGGAAGTTCAATCCGAAGAACTATGAGGAGAGAGCGGTGCCTCTACCGACTGCAATGATCGAACAACTTCAGCAGCTCAAGGAGGAGCGTGGCGCGGGCGCGGCCGATCTGGTGTTCCCCAACACCGTCGGAAAGCCGGATACTCTCCATCTCGAGATCATCAAGAAGGTGGCATGGAGAGCCAAATTGAACTGTGGGCAGTGTGTCTCGGAGCGTGGATTTAAATGTGCTCAGGGACCATACTGCGAGCGGATCTTTCTACACAAATTCCGGCACACCTTCGCTACCCAACACTTGCGCGACGGCATCGACATCCGCACTCTGCAGAACTGGATGGGACACCGCAGCATCAAGTCCACCATGGTGTATCTGAAAGGCATCCAGTCGAGAGACGCGCTTGCCAAAGTGAATGCTGGAGCGTTGGCAGCGTTCGTTGCCTGA
- a CDS encoding helix-turn-helix domain-containing protein, whose protein sequence is MKLVELVESRNEPLRVRDVAPILGVSTQQVYKMAANGHIPSFRIASSIRFDPEDFAEWLRKGCPLRSGANSSRPSRPA, encoded by the coding sequence ATGAAGCTGGTCGAACTGGTCGAGAGCAGGAACGAGCCGTTGCGCGTGCGTGATGTCGCACCGATCCTCGGAGTTTCCACTCAGCAGGTTTACAAGATGGCCGCCAATGGTCATATACCGTCCTTCAGAATCGCAAGCTCGATACGTTTCGACCCTGAGGATTTCGCGGAATGGCTCAGAAAGGGATGTCCGCTACGGAGCGGAGCCAACTCGAGCCGGCCATCCCGACCTGCCTGA
- a CDS encoding AAA family ATPase translates to MFDSLADLSTKLTATGYFIDPVMTQVVFLAAKLQKPLLLEGPAGSGKTQLALSVAAAAGTHVERLQCYRGVTEAQAIGSFDAGLQRLYMEFSKGHHEDWKSVQASLIGRDFFRPGPLMRALECERPCVLLIDELDKVDEGFEAMLLEILSVWELSIPEFGTVRARSIPFVVLTSNEERRLGDPIRRRSLYVRVEHPTPEREAEIIASRTPEANDSFHREIAGIALSFRNYSLEKPPSVSEMIDFARALEVLGTERVTEDHRDVLMPFLAKTEKDRRHLMLREGFKSLLDDGARFAEKMAAQQEVSG, encoded by the coding sequence GTGTTTGATTCCCTCGCGGATCTCTCAACAAAGCTCACGGCCACGGGATACTTTATCGACCCAGTGATGACCCAGGTTGTCTTCCTCGCGGCCAAGCTGCAGAAGCCACTTTTGCTCGAAGGTCCGGCCGGATCGGGCAAAACTCAACTTGCCCTATCGGTCGCAGCGGCTGCAGGCACGCATGTGGAGCGGCTGCAATGCTATCGAGGCGTAACTGAAGCTCAAGCGATAGGCAGCTTCGACGCTGGCCTCCAACGACTTTATATGGAGTTTTCGAAGGGACATCACGAGGACTGGAAGTCTGTACAAGCAAGCCTCATAGGCCGCGATTTCTTCCGGCCTGGACCGTTGATGCGCGCACTGGAATGCGAACGCCCCTGTGTTTTGTTGATCGACGAATTGGACAAGGTAGACGAAGGTTTTGAAGCAATGTTGCTTGAAATTCTGTCCGTTTGGGAACTCTCTATTCCCGAGTTCGGAACCGTCCGCGCTCGCAGCATCCCATTCGTTGTTCTCACAAGCAACGAGGAGCGAAGGCTCGGCGATCCGATTCGTAGACGCAGTCTCTATGTCCGGGTAGAACACCCGACACCGGAACGCGAAGCTGAGATTATAGCGAGCCGCACACCAGAGGCTAATGATTCATTCCATCGCGAGATCGCCGGAATCGCTCTGTCGTTTCGCAATTATTCGTTGGAGAAGCCGCCGTCCGTCTCCGAGATGATTGACTTTGCTCGCGCGCTCGAAGTTCTCGGAACCGAGCGAGTTACCGAAGACCATCGCGATGTCTTGATGCCGTTTCTTGCGAAGACAGAAAAGGATAGACGGCACCTTATGTTGCGCGAAGGCTTCAAGAGCCTCCTTGATGATGGTGCGCGGTTCGCCGAAAAAATGGCCGCACAGCAGGAGGTGTCGGGATGA
- a CDS encoding lytic transglycosylase domain-containing protein → MKHLALLAVLILPGVALAQSPRSFEEECVGRYARQYRVPPELIGAFIDVESNWNPHAISNKGAMGVMQLMPATARRFGADQPFDPEQNIAAGTRYVTTLMWEFHGEMRLVAAAYYAGDRWVGKRLLEYRNPDVVAYVEAVRRHYVRRKYLTNQLQRR, encoded by the coding sequence ATGAAACATCTCGCCCTCCTTGCGGTTCTTATCTTGCCAGGCGTTGCGCTCGCACAAAGCCCGAGGAGCTTCGAGGAAGAATGCGTTGGGCGATACGCGCGCCAGTACCGTGTGCCGCCAGAGCTCATTGGAGCCTTTATCGACGTGGAATCGAACTGGAATCCGCATGCGATATCGAATAAAGGCGCGATGGGAGTTATGCAATTGATGCCAGCGACAGCTCGACGTTTTGGCGCGGACCAGCCCTTCGATCCGGAGCAGAATATTGCGGCCGGCACGCGATACGTGACAACTCTGATGTGGGAGTTCCACGGAGAAATGCGTTTAGTCGCCGCTGCTTACTATGCCGGAGACAGATGGGTTGGAAAGCGCCTCCTCGAGTATCGCAATCCGGATGTCGTCGCGTACGTCGAGGCGGTGCGACGGCACTATGTAAGGCGAAAGTACCTCACCAATCAACTTCAAAGGAGATAA